Proteins found in one Pongo pygmaeus isolate AG05252 chromosome 8, NHGRI_mPonPyg2-v2.0_pri, whole genome shotgun sequence genomic segment:
- the LOC129045135 gene encoding ras-related protein Rab-43-like: MAGPGPGPGDPDEQYDFLFKLVLVGDASVGKTCMVQRFKTGAFLEGQGSTIGVDFTMKMLEIQGKRVKLQIWDTAGQKWFRTITQSYYRSANGAILAYDITKRSSFLSVPHWIEDVRKYTGSNIVQLLIRNKSDLSELREVSLAEAQSLAEHYEILCAIETSAKDSSKVEEAFLRVATELIMRHGSPLFSEKSPDHIQLNSKDIGEGWGCRC, encoded by the coding sequence ATGGCAGGGCCGGGCCCAGGCCCAGGGGACCCGGACGAGCAGTACGATTTCCTCTTCAAGCTGGTGCTGGTGGGCGACGCAAGCGTGGGCAAGACGTGCATGGTGCAGCGCTTCAAGACCGGCGCCTTCTTGGAGGGCCAGGGAAGCACCATCGGCGTCGACTTCACCATGAAGATGCTGGAGATCCAGGGCAAGCGGGTCAAGCTGCAGATCTGGGACACGGCCGGCCAGAAGTGGTTCCGCACCATCACCCAGAGCTATTACCGCAGTGCCAATGGGGCCATCCTTGCCTACGACATCACCAAGAGGAGCTCCTTCTTGTCGGTGCCTCACTGGATTGAGGATGTGAGGAAGTACACGGGCTCCAACATTGTGCAGCTGCTGATCAGGAACAAGTCAGACCTCAGCGAGCTTCGGGAGGTCTCCCTGGCTGAGGCACAGAGCCTGGCTGAGCACTATGAAATCCTGTGTGCCATTGAGACGTCTGCCAAGGACTCGAGCAAGGTGGAGGAGGCCTTCCTGAGGGTGGCCACGGAGCTCATCATGCGGCACGGGAGCCCCCTGTTCAGCGAGAAGAGCCCCGACCACATACAGCTGAACAGCAAGGACATCGGAGAAGGGTGGGGCTGCAGGTGCTGA
- the LOC129006165 gene encoding LOW QUALITY PROTEIN: NUT family member 2D-like (The sequence of the model RefSeq protein was modified relative to this genomic sequence to represent the inferred CDS: inserted 2 bases in 1 codon), producing MFXKPIYIQILPAPLDSGATAEPGHSLGPTLDFSHCGNCQTAVVSAQPEGMASNGAYPVLGPGVTVNPGTSLSVFTALPFTIPAPGPSHGLPLVTAGVPPGGPLVLSAFPSTPLVEGQDGRGPSGAGASNVFVQMGTEVGPVKAPQVQTLVLTQAPLVWQAPGTLCGGVVCPPPLLLAAAPVVPVMAPQVVGGTQAGEGGWSQGLPLPPPPPPAAQLPPIVSQGNAGPWQQGTHGEGSLASSQAKAPPDDSCNPKSVYENFRLWQHYKPLARRHLPQSPDTEALSCFLIPVLRSLARRKPTMTLEEGLWRAMREWQHTSNFDRMIFYEIAEKFLEFEAEEEMQIQKSQWMKGPQCLPPPATPRLEPRGPPAPEVVKQPVYLPSKAGPKAPTACLPPPRPQRPVTKARLPPPRPHRRAETKARLPPPRPQRPAETKVPEEIPPEVVQEYMDIMEELLGPSLGATGEPEKQQEEGEVKQPREEDWMPPDPGLLSYIDKLCSQKDFVTKVEAVIHPRFLEELLSPDPQMDFLALSQELEQEEGLTLAQLVEKRLLTLKEKQHMRAAPGHGMAQLDSSSSKFAAGQGAERDIPDPQQGVGMETCPPQKAARDPQGRGRAHTGMARSKDSVVLLGCQDSPGLRAARPTSPPQDHRPTSPGLGTKDALDLPGGSPVRESHGLAQGSNEEEELPSLAFLLGSQHKLLPWWLPQSPVPASGLLSPEKWGPQGTHQSPSAQRRGLSLAPSPATKSKKRPLFGSPSPAEKTPHPGPGLRVSGEQSLTWGLGDPSQSRKRKGDPLVSRKEKQQHCSQ from the exons ATGTT TAAACCTATTTACATTCAAATTTTACCTGCTCCACTGGACTCAGGAGCAACTGCTGAGCCAGGTCACTCTCTGGGTCCTACCCTTGACTTTTCTCATTGCGGAAACTGCCAGACAGCGGTTGTCAGTGCCCAGCCTGAGGGGATGGCTTCAAATGGAG CATACCCAGTGCTGGGACCGGGCGTGACCGTGAACCCTGGCACCTCCCTGTCTGTGTTCACGGCTCTGCCCTTCACCATACCCGCTCCCGGCCCATCACACGGGCTGCCCCTTGTGACTGCAGGGGTTCCTCCAGGTGGCCCTCTGGTgctgtctgccttccccagcacaCCTCTGGTGGAAGGACAGGATGGCCGCGGCCCGAGTGGGGCCGGGGCTTCCAACGTCTTTGTCCAGATGGGGACAGAGGTGGGGCCTGTGAAAGCCCCTCAGGTGCAGACCTTGGTCCTAACTCAGGCCCCCCTCGTCTGGCAGGCTCCAGGCACCCTCTGTGGAGGTGTCGTGTGTCCACCTCCCCTACTCCTGGCAGCTGCTCCTGTGGTGCCTGTTATGGCTCCCCAGGTGGTTGGGGGCACCCAGGCCGGTGAGGGAGGCTGGTCCCAGGGCCTTCctcttccaccaccaccaccaccggcTGCCCAGTTGCCCCCCATCGTGTCCCAAGGGAATGCTGGGCCATGGCAACAAGGGACTCATGGAGAGGGCAGCCTGGCTTCCTCCCAGGCCAAGGCCCCGCCAGATGACTCCTGTAACCCTAAGAGTGTCTATGAGAACTTCCGACTCTGGCAGCACTACAAACCCCTGGCCCGGAGGCACCTTCCCCAGAGTCCTGACACCGAAGCGCTTTCGTGCTTCCTCAT CCCAGTTCTCCGATCCCTGGCCCGGCGGAAGCCCACCATGACCCTGGAGGAGGGACTGTGGCGGGCCATGCGGGAATGGCAGCACACGAGCAACTTTGACCGGATGATATTCTACGAGATAGCAGAAAA gttcctggagtttgaggctgaggaggagatgCAGATTCAGAAATCACAATGGATGAAGGGGCCCCAGTGCCTGCCTCCTCCAGCCACACCGAGGCTTGAACCTCGAGGACCCCCGGCCCCTGAGGTGGTCAAGCAGCCAG tgtaCCTTCCCAGCAAGGCTGGTCCCAAGGCCCCGACTGCCTGCCTGCCACCACCCAGGCCCCAGAGGCCAGTGACCAAGGCCcgcctgccaccaccccggcCCCACCGACGAGCAGAGACCAAGGCCCGCCTGCCACCACCCAGGCCCCAGAGGCCAGCAGAGACTAAGGTCCCTGAGGAGATCCCCCCAGAAGTGGTGCAGGAGTACATGGACATCATGGAGGAACTGCTAGGGCCTTCCCTCGGGGCCACGGGGGAGCCCGAGAAACAACAGGAAGAGGGCGAAGTGAAGCAGCCACGGGAAGAGGATTGGATGCCCCCAGACCCGGGCCTCCTGAGCTACATTGACAAGCTGTGTTCCCAGAAAGACTTCGTCACCAAG GTGGAGGCCGTCATTCACCCCCGATTCCTGGAAGAATTGCTTTCCCCAGATCCACAGATGGATTTCTTGGCCCTAAGCCAggagctggagcaggaggaaggactCACCCTTGCCCAG CTAGTGGAGAAGCGCCTCCTAACTTTGAAGGAGAAACAGCATATGAGGGCAGCCCCTGGTCATGGCATGGCCCAGTTGGACTCAAGTTCTTCTAAGTTTGCAGCTGGCCAAGGAGCAGAGAGAGACATCCCTGACCCCCAACAAGGGGTTGGCATGGAAACCTGCCCACCCCAGAAGGCTGCCCGGGACCCTCAGGGACGAGGCAGAGCACACACTGGCATGGCCAGGTCCAAAGACTCTGTTGTGCTTTTGGGATGTCAGGATTCCCCTGGGCTGAGGGCTGCCCGGCCAACCTCCCCTCCCCAGGACCACAGACCCACCAGCCCTGGCCTGGGGACCAAGGATGCCTTGGATCTCCCTGGAGGGTCTCCTGTCAGGGAGTCACATGGGCTGGCTCAGGGGTCAAATGAGGAGGAGGAGCTCCCCAGCCTGGCCTTCCTCTTGGGTTCCCAGCACAAGCTTCTGCCCTGGTGGTTACCCCAGAGCCCTGTCCCTGCCTCGGGCCTTCTCAGCCCAGAAAAGTGGGGACCCCAGGGAACTCATCAGTCCCCATCTGCTCAGAGAAGAGGCCTCAGCCTAGCACCCTCTCCTGCCACGAAGTCCAAGAAGCGACCTCTCTTTGGAAGCCCGTCCCCTGCTGAAAAGACACCCCACCCAGGGCCTGGGCTCAGGGTCTCTGGGGAGCAATCCCTGACTTGGGGGCTGGGTGACCCCTCACAGTCTCGAAAGAGAAAGGGTGACCCCTTGGTCTCCaggaaggagaagcagcagcattGTAGCCAGTAG